TTTCATCCGGTCCCGGTTGAAGGTCACCCCTTCGAGCATGCCGGCCAGGATGTCCAGGGAGGCCTTGACCGTGTCGATGGCATCGAAAAGCGGTTCCTTGTCCTCCTGGAGGTCACGGTTGTAGGTCATGGGGAGTCCCTTGAGAATGGTCAGGATCGTTGTCAGGGCGCCGTAGACCCGGCCCGTCTTCCCCCGGATCAACTCCGCTACGTCGGGATTCTTTTTCTGGGGCATGATGCTGCTTCCCGTCGTGAAGGCGTCCGAGATTTCAAGGTAGCGGAACTCGTCGGTGGACCAGAGAATCATGTCCTCGCACAGACGGCTCATGTGCATCATGATCAGGGCCAGGACGAATATGATTTCCGCCACGTAATCCCGGTCGGAAACCGTGTCCATGCTGTTGGCCGTAACTTGGGGAAACCGCAGGAGCCTGGCGACAAAGGAGCGGTCGATGGGCAGGGACGTGCCGGCCAGGGCCGCCGCCCCCAGGGGCATCCGGTTGACCCGGTGCAGGCAGTCGTTGAGGCGGTCCGCGTCCCGGTGAAACATTTCCCAGTAGGCCAGAAAGTAATGGCCCAGGAGAACGGGCTGAGCCTTCTGAAGATGCGTGTAACTGGGAACGATGGTGCTCTTCTCCGCCCTGGCGAGACCGGCCAGCGTGTTTTTGAGCCTTTCCAGGGCGGCGCCGATCTGGCGGATCTCTTCGCGGGCGTACATCCGGACGGACAGGGCCACCTGGTCGTTGCGGCTCCGGCCCGTGTGGAGTTTCCCGCCCACCTCGCCGATTTTTTCGATCAGGGCCTTTTCGACGGCCATGTGGATGTCTTCGTCCTCGTCGGAAAAGGTGAACCGTCCCTCCTCGATGTCCTTCAGGATCCCCTTCAAGCCCTTGACGATGGCCCCGCTTTCCTCCTGCGTGATGATGTCCTGGTGGGCAAGCATTTTCGCGTGGGCGATGCTGCCGTCGATGTCGTAACGGAACAGGC
The DNA window shown above is from Deltaproteobacteria bacterium and carries:
- the argH gene encoding argininosuccinate lyase, with translation MSKKTKPWGGRFREATNEQVERFTASLHYDRRLFRYDIDGSIAHAKMLAHQDIITQEESGAIVKGLKGILKDIEEGRFTFSDEDEDIHMAVEKALIEKIGEVGGKLHTGRSRNDQVALSVRMYAREEIRQIGAALERLKNTLAGLARAEKSTIVPSYTHLQKAQPVLLGHYFLAYWEMFHRDADRLNDCLHRVNRMPLGAAALAGTSLPIDRSFVARLLRFPQVTANSMDTVSDRDYVAEIIFVLALIMMHMSRLCEDMILWSTDEFRYLEISDAFTTGSSIMPQKKNPDVAELIRGKTGRVYGALTTILTILKGLPMTYNRDLQEDKEPLFDAIDTVKASLDILAGMLEGVTFNRDRMKAEAGLGYSTATDAAEYLVRRGVPFREAHGIIGRLVAYCIGAKRTLSEITLEEYRRFHPAFDEDIFQAISVESSVNARESAGGTAERNILKKLSEIEEI